The Candidatus Cloacimonadota bacterium sequence TTCGTTGGCAAATTCTTGTCAAAAATTTAAACTCAAATATCAGTAATGGGAAAATATATAATTGATTTTTTTTAGTTATTTTTATAGTATTAAGTTCGCTTGAAAAAGACGTGTCCAGTCCAGCCTATTGGGAAAAATATTAAGGGGTTGTTTTATACTCGAAAAGGTTGCCAACAAAATCCGATTTTCAGAAAAAATGTAAAAAAATAAAAAGATTTCACAAAATTATTAATTCTTGTTTGTGAAAGGTTTGCCAATGAAAAACAATAAATTTAATCCAAAAGAAAATTACGAAAAAACCAAAAATCAAGTTGGCTATATCTCGTTAGAACAGGCTAATAGCCAGATATATACCGATATGGGATTTAAAAGCGGTTTGGAAATACATCAGCAACTCGCTACAAAGCAAAAGCTCTTCTGCAGATGTCCGGTGGGTATTTATCAAGATGACGATGATTTTGATGCTGAAATTGTTCGCCATATGAGACCAACCCTCAGTGAACTCGGTGGATATGACGGAACTGCTTTGATGGAATTTAAAACCAAAAAAAATATTATTTATCGTATAAAAAACGAAACCGCTTGCACCTATGAAATTGACGACACCCCTCCCTTCCCTTTAAATCGGGAAGCATTGGAATTTGCCATTCAAATTGCCATGATGCTCAAAACAAATATCGTGGGAGAACTTCATATTACCAGAAAGCAATATCTCGACGGCAGCATTCCGACCGGATTTCAGAGAACAGCCATTGTGGGCATTCACGGAGAAATCCCCATAAGCAATAAAAAAATAGGGATTTCGCATTTCACTCTTGAAGAAGATTCTTGCCGAGAAATTTCCGATATCCGCCATACAAGGATCTACAAAACCGACCGTCTGGGAATTCCTCTAATTGAGATCATTACCGATCCGGACATGAAAACTCCTCAGGAAGTGAAAGAAGCTGCTCAATATTTGCGTTTTCTCACACGAGCATCCGGAAAGGTTAGGGTTGGAAGCGGAGCCGGACGTGAAGATACAAACGTGAGTATTAGCGGCGGAACACGTGTAGAGATCAAAGGTGTTTCTCACAACAATTGGCTTCCCAAACTCACCCACATCGAAGCCTTCCGGCAGAAATCTCTTTTACACATAAAGGATATTTTACTTTCACGAGTAAAAAAACCGGCTGAGTGGAAATTGAATCATAAAATAATAAATTTTGGTGTTTCTGATGTGCAGTATAAACCAATCGAAAATGCATTTCGAAATGATTATCAACTTGTAGCAATCAATCTGCCGAAATTTAAGGGTATTCTTTCGCATTTTACCCAACCCGGGCAAGTTTTCGCAGATGAAATCGCCGGCAGATTAAAAGTAATCGCCTGTTTGGAGCATCCGAATATGCTTCATTCCGAAGACCTGAATCCGGTCTTCAATGATCGAACATTAGAAAAAAGAAAAAAGTTACTTCACAGCAAAAACGAAGATGCTCAAATGGTGATCTGGTCGCCGGTTGAAGATCTACAAACTGCCCTTGAAACAATTGAAGAACGATGTAAAATGGCTTTTGAAGGTGTTTGCAGCGAAACCAGAAAATCTTTGCGTAACGGAACAAATATCTTTGAACGAGTTTTACCGGGAGCAGACAGAATGTATCCTGATACGGATTCCGCACCCATTCCGATTTTTGCCGAATATTTAGCAGAGATTAGAAAAAAAGTACCCCAAGATTTGAAATTGCGGCTGAACCAGATGAAAAAGTGGAAAGCTCCGGAGGATACGTATATTTACATTTTACGAAACAATCTTTTCTTCATTATCAAAAAAATAATCAAAGAAACTGCATATAATCCTGTTTTCGTGATTACAACTTTTGCTCATTCTTTGAAACATCTTGAAGGGAAAAAAATCAGATCAGCTGAATTCAAATACGAACTTGTTAGCGACCTTTTTAATTTTATCAAAAATAAAGGATTGGCAAAAAGAATAATTGGAAAAATGTTGCCAATTGTTTATGAATATCCCAAACTTGATTTCAATTCTGTCCTTAAATTGGCTGATTTCAAAACTTCACCGAAAAATAAAATACTAGCCCAAATCCCCGAACTTCATAAGATGTTCCGTAAAATACGAATAAACAAAAATCCTGAAGCGGAAACTGATTGGATAATGGGGCAGTTACGAAAGATAGCTCTCGGAAATATTGACTTACAAAATTTATATCAAATTGTAAAATCATCAGTTGCGGAAACTGGAAAGGAGAAAAAATGAGTGATCTGTTTGCCGGATACAAAGGGCGCGCATTAGAACTCCTAAAAAAAATGAATATTCGAGTTTGGGGAGAGATAGAAATCGAAACAACACGTGGTTTATTTGTGGGAATTTTACTCCCCCGTGCGGAAAATGATGACGACATTCATCTTGTCATAAAACAAGAAACAGGATATAATATTGGAATTGATATTTCCACTATAAATAACATCAGAGAGATCGCCTATAAAAAAGCCAATTACCACATTCCGGAACAAGAATTTCCTTACAGAGATGGTATGCCAAAAGTAAAATTACTTGGCACCGGTGGCACGATAGCCTCACGACTTGATTATCGGACAGGGGCTGTAATTCCTGCGTTTTCGCCCGGGGAATTATACGGTGCTGTTCCCGAACTCGCTGATATTTGCAATCTTGAAACAGAAAAAGTTTTTGCGGTTTTTAGCGAGAATATGGGACCAACCCAGTATAAAAAATTAGCAGTCAGCATCGGCAATGAAATAGAAAAAGGAGTGGATGGAATTATGATCGGGCATGGCACGGATACCCTCCATCACACCGCTGCTGCCTTGACTTTTATGGTGCAAAATCCACCTGTACCCATCGTTCTGGTTGGCTCGCAACGCTCAT is a genomic window containing:
- the gatE gene encoding Glu-tRNA(Gln) amidotransferase subunit GatE produces the protein MKNNKFNPKENYEKTKNQVGYISLEQANSQIYTDMGFKSGLEIHQQLATKQKLFCRCPVGIYQDDDDFDAEIVRHMRPTLSELGGYDGTALMEFKTKKNIIYRIKNETACTYEIDDTPPFPLNREALEFAIQIAMMLKTNIVGELHITRKQYLDGSIPTGFQRTAIVGIHGEIPISNKKIGISHFTLEEDSCREISDIRHTRIYKTDRLGIPLIEIITDPDMKTPQEVKEAAQYLRFLTRASGKVRVGSGAGREDTNVSISGGTRVEIKGVSHNNWLPKLTHIEAFRQKSLLHIKDILLSRVKKPAEWKLNHKIINFGVSDVQYKPIENAFRNDYQLVAINLPKFKGILSHFTQPGQVFADEIAGRLKVIACLEHPNMLHSEDLNPVFNDRTLEKRKKLLHSKNEDAQMVIWSPVEDLQTALETIEERCKMAFEGVCSETRKSLRNGTNIFERVLPGADRMYPDTDSAPIPIFAEYLAEIRKKVPQDLKLRLNQMKKWKAPEDTYIYILRNNLFFIIKKIIKETAYNPVFVITTFAHSLKHLEGKKIRSAEFKYELVSDLFNFIKNKGLAKRIIGKMLPIVYEYPKLDFNSVLKLADFKTSPKNKILAQIPELHKMFRKIRINKNPEAETDWIMGQLRKIALGNIDLQNLYQIVKSSVAETGKEKK